A window from Limanda limanda chromosome 14, fLimLim1.1, whole genome shotgun sequence encodes these proteins:
- the LOC133019334 gene encoding vascular endothelial zinc finger 1-like produces the protein MEPSWSTFLFQQANEALHHQHQHHMAQNNLLPLLNSGADQIDQKPILPIQLDHKPPTSAADLLKDNVASGGARPPMPVIKKEHKGKTPFVCGYCNKAFRDSYHLRRHESSHTGIKMVSRPKKTAHTPPTMVPMISSMPRENMHQPYISTVAGLLSTATTSVSSGPSIMTSSAMGNMPQQNIVKKPAKPVKKNHGCEMCGKAFRDVYHLNRHKLSHSDEKPFECPICQQRFKRKDRMTYHVRSHDGGVHKPYVCSVCGKGFSRPDHLSCHVKHVHSSERPFKCQVTACTSAFATKDRLRSHMIRHEGKVTCTICGKMLSAAYITSHLKTHGQTNFNSCNKDGNNVCNSSSATPVTISAPITSAMNRGLSHLNNHPITIAAQMNISTNTVNITSQMGLQHPVTITGPVNISSVNIPGSASMNIAHPVAITSSMPMNIGQLNIAMRSVDSMPFLSQVLPSQPW, from the exons CAGGCAAATGAGGCCCTccatcaccagcaccagcaccatatGGCCCAGAACAACCTGCTGCCGCTTCTCAATTCAGGAGCAGATCAAATTGACCAGAAGCCTATCCTGCCCATCCAACTTGACCATAAGCCACCCACCAGTGCTGCGGATCTCCTGAAAGATAATGTGGCCAGCGGCGGTGCACGGCCACCGATGCCTGTGATCAAGAAAGAACACAAAGGCAAAACACCTTTCGTCTGCGGCTACTGCAACAAGGCTTTCCGTGACAGCTACCACCTGCGACGCCACGAGTCCAGCCACACCGGCATCAAAATGGTGTCCCGGCCAAAGAAGACAGCCCACACACCGCCCACCATGGTACCTATGATCTCCTCCATGCCACGGGAGAACATGCACCAGCCCTACATCTCCACGGTAGCAGGCCTCCTCTCCACGGCAACCACCTCGGTTTCCTCAGGCCCGAGTATTATGACGTCGTCCGCGATGGGCAACATGCCGCAGCAAAATATCGTCAAGAAACCTGCCAAACCCGTCAAGAAAAACCACGGGTGTGAGATGTGTGGCAAAGCCTTTCGTGATGTGTACCACCTGAATCGCCACAAGCTGTCCCATTCCGACGAGAAGCCCTTTGAGTGCCCCATCTGCCAGCAGCGCTTCAAGAGGAAAGACAGGATGACCTACCATGTTCGCTCCCATGACGGTGGAGTCCACAAGCCCTACGTATGTTCTGTGTGTGGGAAAGGCTTTTCCAG GCCAGACCACTTGAGCTGCCATGTGAAGCATGTGCATTCCTCCGAAAGACCGTTTAAATGTCAAGTAACG GCCTGTACCTCTGCTTTCGCCACCAAAGACCGACTCCGTTCCCACATGATCCGGCATGAAGGCAAGGTCACCTGCACCATCTGTGGGAAGATGCTGAGTGCAGCCTACATCACCAGCCACTTGAAGACTCACGGCCAGACCAACTTTAACTCCTGTAACAAAG aCGGCAACAATGTCTGCAACTCTTCCTCAGCTACACCTGTGACCATTTCTGCCCCCATCACCTCGGCTATGAACCGGGGACTCTCTCACCTCAACAACCACCCCATCACCATTGCTGCTCAAATGAACATTAGCACCAACACGGTGAACATCACATCTCAGATGGGCCTCCAGCATCCAGTCACCATCACCGGGCCCGTCAACATCTCCTCCGTCAACATCCCCGGCTCGGCGTCCATGAATATTGCCCACCCGGTCGCAATAACCTCCTCCATGCCGATGAATATAGGCCAGCTCAACATTGCCATGAGGTCCGTCGATAGCATGCCTTTTCTGTCCCAAGTCTTGCCTTCCCAGCCCTGGTAA